One Bacteroidota bacterium genomic window carries:
- a CDS encoding acyloxyacyl hydrolase has protein sequence MKYQRIIGLITGICISTLAVFSQNTEQPIPVPQKKYVKYLDLRFENGAMLSNDTDLGDQVVNSSYYNGIDVRLAFRKSDPYDIYSNVYRRPYLGVGWYASTFHNSDVGKPHALYFFLTIPFAFEATNKLTFSYTGAFGLSYKFNPYDTIENPTNVFIGSYRNCYVHLGFLANYKFNDKLAMNATIGFKHFSNGSFKQPNYGINLVPFTLGLSYKLSKDPIYHYKTTIPDYTKHYLTNVSFIAGSKNYEHGEPNYLKAALSVNLLKQINYRYRLGVGMDMYYAAHSELRSESGEANFSNSFSYAVVGSWEWALTKNLYIPLGIGIYLHRNEMNNEETPYYERAGIRYRFADHYHAGVTIKAHKGVADIFEWTVGYTFHNDKNSY, from the coding sequence ATGAAGTATCAAAGAATCATTGGACTTATTACAGGTATATGCATTTCAACCCTGGCAGTATTTTCTCAAAACACTGAACAACCGATTCCGGTTCCTCAAAAGAAATATGTAAAATACCTTGATTTACGATTCGAGAACGGAGCCATGCTTAGCAACGATACCGATTTAGGCGACCAGGTAGTAAACAGTTCGTATTACAATGGAATTGATGTGCGCCTCGCATTTCGCAAATCAGATCCTTACGATATATACAGCAATGTATACCGCAGACCCTACCTGGGTGTGGGCTGGTATGCTTCTACTTTTCATAACAGCGATGTGGGAAAACCGCATGCTTTGTACTTTTTTCTTACCATTCCCTTTGCTTTCGAAGCTACCAATAAACTTACATTTTCTTACACAGGTGCTTTTGGCCTTTCTTATAAATTCAATCCATACGATACCATCGAAAACCCCACCAATGTTTTCATCGGGTCGTACCGCAACTGCTACGTACACCTTGGGTTTCTGGCCAATTACAAGTTCAACGACAAGTTGGCAATGAATGCCACCATCGGGTTCAAGCATTTTTCCAATGGCTCTTTCAAGCAGCCCAATTACGGAATCAACCTTGTTCCGTTTACCCTGGGTCTGAGTTACAAATTAAGTAAAGACCCTATTTATCATTATAAAACCACTATTCCTGATTACACAAAGCATTACCTTACCAATGTGTCCTTTATTGCCGGTAGTAAGAACTACGAACATGGAGAACCAAATTATTTAAAGGCAGCTTTGAGTGTGAACCTTCTTAAACAAATAAACTACCGTTACCGTTTAGGTGTGGGAATGGATATGTATTATGCTGCACACAGCGAATTAAGAAGCGAATCGGGCGAAGCGAATTTCTCCAATTCATTTTCTTATGCTGTGGTTGGATCCTGGGAATGGGCACTCACCAAAAACCTTTATATTCCTTTGGGTATAGGTATTTATCTGCACCGTAATGAGATGAACAACGAAGAAACCCCTTATTACGAAAGAGCAGGAATACGCTACAGGTTTGCCGACCATTACCACGCCGGTGTAACCATAAAAGCACACAAAGGGGTAGCCGATATCTTTGAATGGACAGTGGGTTATACTTTCCATAACGATAAAAACTCGTATTAA
- a CDS encoding SET domain-containing protein-lysine N-methyltransferase — MIHPSTELRHISDTIGYGVFATKLIPEGTLVYVRDCLEIAVSQSEYALHIPEMQSIIEKYSYIDEHGDRILSWDIGKFVNHNCNFNTISTGYGFEIAVRDIFPGEEITDEYGIFNLESEMYCFCGSSHCRGVLKAPDFDRLYKEWDVTIKKSLSKVFCVEQPLMPFADQETVHELKEYLKNPTKYKSVYQLRYKKLPVGVEVITK, encoded by the coding sequence ATGATTCACCCATCTACAGAGTTGAGGCACATTAGCGATACCATTGGTTATGGTGTCTTTGCCACAAAATTAATTCCTGAAGGTACCTTGGTTTATGTAAGAGACTGTCTTGAGATAGCAGTCAGTCAATCGGAATATGCTTTGCACATTCCGGAGATGCAATCAATCATCGAAAAGTATTCCTACATCGATGAGCATGGCGACCGTATTCTTAGCTGGGATATCGGAAAGTTTGTAAACCACAATTGCAATTTTAACACCATCAGCACAGGCTATGGCTTCGAGATTGCAGTGCGTGATATTTTTCCGGGCGAAGAAATCACAGACGAGTATGGCATTTTTAATCTGGAGAGCGAAATGTATTGCTTCTGCGGAAGCAGCCATTGCAGAGGTGTGCTAAAAGCTCCTGACTTCGACAGACTATATAAAGAGTGGGATGTGACCATCAAAAAATCCCTGTCCAAAGTGTTCTGTGTCGAACAGCCTCTTATGCCTTTTGCCGATCAGGAAACAGTGCATGAGTTGAAAGAATATCTGAAGAACCCCACAAAGTATAAATCGGTATATCAGCTTCGCTACAAGAAGCTGCCTGTAGGGGTAGAAGTGATAACGAAATAA
- the murA gene encoding UDP-N-acetylglucosamine 1-carboxyvinyltransferase: MGSFKIEGGHRLKGEIIPQGAKNEALQVLCACLLTSEEVIIENIPDIVDVNHLIDLLVALGVEVKKTDEGAYSFKAAQVNIEYLLTDEYRKKSASLRGSVMIVGPLLARFGKGYIPKPGGDKIGRRRLDTHFNGFIELGAEFSYNPSESFYRVEASNLKGKYILLEEASVTGTANLVMAAVLAKGKTTIYHAACEPYVQQLCRMLVSMGAKIYGIGSNLITIEGVDSLGGCRHRLLPDMIEVGSFIGLAAMTGSEITIKNVSVENLGIIPRAFQRLGIQFEFRNDDIYLPGQDIYTIENFIDGSILTIDDAPWPGLTPDLLSVILVVATQARGSVLIHQKMFESRLFFVDKLIDMGAQIILCDPHRATVIGLEHKIKLRATTMTSPDIRAGVALLIAALSAEGTSTIHNIDQIDRGYQQIDTRLNALGARISRL; the protein is encoded by the coding sequence ATGGGGTCTTTCAAAATTGAGGGCGGGCACCGGTTAAAAGGCGAAATTATTCCCCAGGGTGCCAAAAACGAAGCCTTGCAGGTATTGTGCGCCTGTTTGCTCACTTCCGAAGAAGTTATAATCGAAAACATACCCGATATTGTCGATGTCAACCATCTGATTGATTTGCTTGTTGCATTAGGAGTGGAAGTAAAAAAAACGGACGAGGGAGCTTATTCCTTTAAGGCTGCCCAGGTAAACATCGAATACCTGCTCACCGACGAGTACCGGAAAAAGAGTGCAAGCCTTAGAGGAAGCGTGATGATTGTTGGCCCCTTGTTGGCAAGATTCGGCAAAGGATACATCCCTAAACCAGGAGGCGATAAAATCGGTCGCCGCAGGCTCGACACCCATTTTAACGGTTTTATCGAACTGGGAGCTGAATTTAGCTACAATCCTTCTGAAAGCTTTTACCGTGTTGAAGCCAGCAACCTGAAAGGCAAATACATTTTACTTGAAGAAGCTTCGGTTACCGGAACTGCCAACCTGGTAATGGCAGCTGTGCTTGCAAAAGGAAAAACAACCATTTACCATGCGGCTTGCGAGCCCTATGTGCAGCAATTATGCCGCATGTTGGTAAGCATGGGTGCCAAAATTTATGGAATAGGCTCCAACCTGATTACCATCGAAGGGGTTGACTCACTGGGTGGCTGCAGGCACAGGCTATTGCCCGACATGATTGAGGTAGGTAGTTTTATTGGACTGGCTGCCATGACAGGTTCTGAAATCACCATCAAGAATGTGTCGGTGGAAAACCTGGGGATCATTCCCCGGGCATTTCAGCGATTGGGAATTCAATTCGAATTTCGAAATGACGACATTTACTTGCCCGGTCAGGATATTTACACCATTGAAAATTTTATCGACGGCTCCATTCTTACCATCGACGATGCTCCCTGGCCCGGACTAACGCCGGACCTGCTCAGTGTCATATTGGTGGTGGCTACTCAAGCCAGGGGCAGTGTGCTGATTCATCAAAAAATGTTCGAAAGCCGCCTATTTTTTGTCGACAAGCTCATCGATATGGGTGCACAGATAATACTTTGCGACCCGCACCGGGCCACAGTTATTGGGCTTGAGCACAAGATAAAATTACGGGCAACTACCATGACCTCGCCCGATATTCGCGCTGGTGTAGCATTACTCATTGCTGCCCTTTCGGCCGAAGGAACCTCCACCATCCATAACATAGACCAGATTGACCGGGGTTATCAACAAATCGACACCAGGTTAAATGCTCTAGGTGCCAGAATCAGCCGGTTGTAG
- a CDS encoding DUF4290 domain-containing protein: MEFDYNTSRSKLILPEYGRNIHRMVDYIKTIDDRTERNRLAHSVVAVMGNLNPHLRDINDFKHKLWDHLALIARFDLDIDYPYDPPRPETFIEKPKQVAYGTSRIRYRHYGHSVEMMVKSACELPDSDDKYKLISQIANHMKKAYYSWNRENVDDEIILNDLNTLGGGTIDIKRVSLTDTRELVAKKKHFKKPFKKGK, encoded by the coding sequence ATGGAATTTGATTATAATACCAGCCGGTCGAAATTGATTCTTCCGGAATACGGTCGTAACATCCACCGGATGGTAGACTACATAAAAACCATCGACGACCGCACCGAACGTAACCGTCTTGCTCATTCAGTTGTGGCAGTAATGGGGAACCTTAACCCTCACCTGCGCGACATCAACGATTTTAAGCATAAACTGTGGGACCACCTGGCACTGATTGCCCGCTTCGACCTGGATATCGATTACCCCTACGATCCGCCTCGTCCGGAGACTTTTATCGAAAAGCCAAAGCAGGTAGCCTACGGTACCAGCCGCATCCGTTATCGTCACTATGGACATTCGGTGGAGATGATGGTTAAATCGGCATGCGAACTGCCCGACAGCGATGATAAATACAAGCTTATCAGCCAGATTGCAAACCACATGAAAAAGGCGTACTACTCCTGGAATCGCGAAAACGTGGACGATGAGATTATTCTAAACGACCTCAACACCCTTGGAGGCGGAACCATCGACATCAAAAGAGTATCGCTTACCGATACCCGCGAACTGGTGGCCAAAAAAAAGCATTTCAAAAAACCCTTCAAAAAAGGCAAATAA
- a CDS encoding UvrD-helicase domain-containing protein codes for MSRLFEGLNEAQVLAVSHFQGPSLVIAGAGSGKTRVLTYRIAHLLEQGVKPSRILALTFTNKAAREMQDRIHKLLGNNSSHSLWMGTFHSVFARILRSEASNLGYPSDFTIYDTIDSKSLLKSIIAELKLDDKIYKPGEVLGRISSAKNKLITPQAYYNDEKIRQTDQMNRRPMMAEVFKLYASRCKKSGAMDFDDLLLNTNIMFRDFPEVLAKYQQRFDFILVDEYQDTNFAQYLIVKKLAEKHHNICVVGDDAQSIYSFRGAMIENILNFRKDYPECQLFKLEQNYRSTQSIVNAANSLIDKNSEQIRKTIFSKQEEGQPLKVVKALTDIEEGFLVSSQILDTLLGQQLQYNDFAILYRTNAQSRIFEEALRKRNIPYKVYGSISFYQRKEIKDMLAYLRMVVNPNDDEAFKRIINYPTRGIGKTTLSNLEELAAKKDVPLWEILIHAGSYNNLLQFNQGTLSKLTVFADLIRKYQQQVQSLDAFQLASEMAAASGILKDLYNGTTPEERSKYENLEELLNGIRDFVETSRETGEAMGIGHYLENVSLLTDSDNEKDEDRNKVSIMTIHSAKGLEFKQVFIAGCEEDLLPSSMAKDSQRELEEERRLFYVAITRAMQQVTISFAQNRYRWGTPTDCAPSRFLKEIAAEYIEWPNDMRQTTNTVDAGSFPFRKRDTGTTTNNFPLRPKTQFRQTPNANAPIDSSFVADSPEKIQSGMTVEHQRFGKGKVIQIEGEMPNRKATVFFQQIKEEKQLLLKFARLRIVTIE; via the coding sequence ATGAGCAGACTCTTCGAAGGATTAAATGAGGCGCAGGTACTGGCAGTATCGCATTTTCAGGGACCCTCGCTGGTAATTGCAGGTGCAGGTTCCGGGAAAACCCGTGTTCTCACCTATCGTATTGCGCATTTACTGGAGCAGGGTGTAAAGCCTTCGCGCATTCTTGCTCTCACTTTTACCAACAAGGCTGCCAGGGAAATGCAGGATAGAATACACAAACTCCTGGGTAACAACTCCTCGCATTCGCTCTGGATGGGCACCTTCCATTCCGTTTTTGCCCGCATATTGCGTTCCGAGGCCTCCAATCTGGGTTACCCCTCTGATTTTACCATTTACGATACCATCGATTCAAAAAGCCTGTTAAAGTCTATCATTGCTGAATTGAAACTCGACGATAAAATATACAAACCTGGGGAGGTGTTGGGTCGTATTTCGAGCGCAAAAAACAAACTGATTACCCCACAGGCCTATTACAACGACGAGAAAATACGCCAGACCGACCAGATGAACCGTCGTCCGATGATGGCCGAGGTGTTTAAGCTCTATGCCTCGCGCTGCAAAAAATCGGGAGCTATGGATTTTGACGACCTGCTTTTAAATACCAATATCATGTTCCGCGATTTTCCGGAGGTGTTGGCCAAGTACCAGCAACGATTCGATTTTATTCTGGTAGACGAATACCAGGATACCAATTTTGCCCAATATCTCATCGTAAAAAAACTGGCCGAAAAGCATCATAATATCTGCGTGGTGGGTGACGATGCGCAAAGTATCTATTCCTTCCGGGGTGCTATGATCGAAAACATTCTGAATTTCAGAAAAGACTATCCCGAGTGCCAACTCTTTAAGTTAGAGCAGAATTACCGTTCTACCCAAAGCATTGTCAATGCCGCAAATAGCCTTATCGACAAGAACAGTGAGCAGATAAGAAAGACCATCTTCTCAAAACAGGAAGAGGGCCAGCCTTTGAAAGTAGTAAAAGCCCTCACCGATATTGAGGAAGGTTTTTTGGTTTCGTCGCAGATTCTAGACACCTTGCTTGGTCAGCAATTGCAATACAACGATTTTGCGATATTGTACCGCACCAATGCCCAATCGCGTATTTTTGAGGAGGCCTTGCGTAAGCGCAATATACCCTACAAGGTTTATGGCAGCATTTCTTTCTATCAACGGAAAGAGATTAAGGATATGCTTGCCTACCTACGAATGGTAGTAAACCCCAACGACGACGAGGCTTTCAAACGTATCATCAACTACCCGACGAGAGGGATTGGTAAAACCACCCTTTCGAACCTCGAAGAGCTGGCAGCTAAAAAGGATGTTCCTTTGTGGGAAATTCTTATCCATGCAGGAAGCTACAACAATCTCCTTCAATTTAACCAGGGCACTCTATCGAAGCTTACCGTGTTTGCCGATTTAATACGTAAGTACCAACAGCAAGTACAAAGTCTCGATGCTTTTCAGCTGGCCTCTGAAATGGCTGCTGCCAGCGGCATTCTGAAAGACCTGTACAATGGCACTACCCCGGAAGAACGCAGCAAATACGAAAACCTCGAAGAATTGTTAAACGGCATACGCGATTTTGTGGAAACCTCGCGCGAAACTGGCGAAGCCATGGGCATTGGCCATTACCTCGAGAATGTATCCCTGCTCACCGACAGCGACAACGAAAAGGATGAAGACCGTAACAAGGTTAGCATCATGACTATTCATTCGGCCAAAGGACTTGAATTCAAACAGGTATTTATTGCCGGATGCGAAGAAGACCTTCTTCCATCGTCGATGGCAAAAGACAGCCAGCGCGAACTGGAAGAAGAGCGCCGGCTTTTTTACGTTGCTATTACCCGGGCCATGCAGCAGGTAACCATTAGTTTTGCACAGAACCGTTACCGTTGGGGTACACCTACCGATTGCGCGCCCAGCAGATTCCTGAAAGAAATTGCAGCCGAATACATCGAATGGCCGAACGATATGCGTCAAACGACAAACACAGTCGATGCAGGCAGTTTCCCATTCAGAAAAAGAGATACGGGTACTACAACCAATAACTTTCCATTGCGCCCCAAAACCCAGTTCCGCCAGACCCCAAATGCCAATGCACCCATCGACAGCAGTTTTGTAGCCGATTCTCCTGAGAAAATTCAGTCGGGAATGACTGTAGAACATCAGCGGTTCGGGAAAGGTAAGGTAATACAAATCGAGGGCGAAATGCCCAACCGCAAGGCTACGGTGTTTTTTCAGCAGATAAAGGAAGAAAAGCAGCTGTTGCTGAAATTTGCTCGCCTGCGAATTGTTACTATTGAATAG
- a CDS encoding gliding motility-associated C-terminal domain-containing protein gives MHRLLSGYILLFILLPQFAFTQITAPYADLSDTAAYAGGKPDSLFVFNAENPQKFLLADTSGYSTHQVEWDEYIPGTGFQPFSAGELQLNIANSPFSQGYRLRLVGTPTLECICWVMINESSVEILTKNPAGVITRDALTSSDCIAIGYIEVEYKPRKLEYFDPTTNDTLTYSLSYKSSSEISPQPDAGFGILNEADPLNGLLRFSINNSWWKDASYIIKITDKANLVRQDTVLVTAIRPYADFKTPEHIPLNDRDYYPDRDTLYYRAYGENYTEKSAPGLYSFESGAFNFDSIVYHFGDSVKITTEQEDTVYAYQKWGVYEAWIEVVNYFDFRRECYYTSDKINLELSKPSFASSDGNEVQNVFSPPNGSNPIWRLDDVSIIDFEIAIYNRYGRRIHYFKGNIRDWGGWDGRINNSSSYVATGVYFYVIKEFSTAPSFGTTESVDLGDVKKGAIHVFNTE, from the coding sequence ATGCACAGGCTCCTTTCAGGGTATATTCTCCTTTTCATTCTTCTGCCGCAATTTGCATTTACCCAGATTACGGCCCCCTATGCCGATTTATCCGATACAGCGGCCTATGCCGGAGGAAAACCCGATTCTCTATTTGTCTTCAACGCCGAAAACCCGCAAAAATTCCTTCTTGCCGATACAAGCGGATACAGTACCCACCAGGTCGAATGGGATGAATATATCCCGGGTACAGGATTTCAACCATTCTCTGCTGGAGAATTGCAGCTTAATATCGCAAACAGCCCCTTTTCCCAGGGCTATAGGTTGCGACTGGTTGGAACCCCAACCCTAGAATGTATTTGCTGGGTGATGATTAATGAGAGTAGCGTGGAAATTCTCACCAAAAATCCGGCAGGTGTCATTACGCGCGATGCACTCACCAGCAGCGATTGCATTGCTATTGGATACATCGAAGTCGAATACAAACCACGCAAACTGGAGTATTTCGATCCCACCACAAACGATACGCTTACATACTCTCTAAGTTATAAAAGTAGTTCGGAAATAAGCCCGCAGCCCGATGCTGGTTTCGGCATTTTAAACGAAGCAGATCCCTTGAATGGTCTTTTACGCTTTTCCATTAACAATTCGTGGTGGAAAGATGCCAGCTATATTATAAAAATTACCGACAAGGCTAACCTGGTCCGGCAAGACACTGTGTTGGTAACAGCGATAAGGCCCTATGCCGATTTTAAAACTCCCGAGCATATACCCCTTAACGACCGCGATTATTATCCCGACCGCGATACACTCTATTACCGGGCTTATGGTGAAAATTACACCGAGAAATCGGCTCCAGGACTTTATAGTTTCGAAAGTGGGGCATTCAATTTCGACTCGATTGTTTACCATTTTGGAGATTCGGTAAAGATTACCACCGAACAGGAAGATACGGTTTATGCTTACCAAAAATGGGGCGTATACGAAGCCTGGATCGAAGTAGTCAATTATTTCGATTTTCGAAGAGAGTGCTATTATACTTCGGATAAAATAAATCTCGAATTATCTAAGCCAAGCTTTGCTTCCAGCGATGGCAACGAAGTGCAAAATGTTTTTTCTCCTCCCAACGGAAGCAATCCAATCTGGAGGCTGGACGATGTGAGCATCATAGATTTTGAAATTGCAATATACAACCGTTATGGAAGGCGAATTCACTATTTTAAAGGGAATATCCGTGATTGGGGCGGCTGGGACGGACGAATCAACAATTCCTCCAGCTACGTAGCTACAGGGGTTTATTTTTATGTGATAAAAGAATTTTCAACGGCTCCTTCTTTTGGCACTACCGAATCGGTAGACCTGGGCGATGTAAAAAAGGGTGCTATTCATGTTTTCAATACCGAATAA
- a CDS encoding DUF4968 domain-containing protein, protein MKAHPGIRLTFGLIALFLTLHSAFAQNNYVSHSFNDTSLILSTSSNTYSVAFTTSEIVKIGFKPGTVQAHNTSYSVVLDQAIPCNLDEDGSSLSLSVSGLEVEIQKNPVTISFKKTDGTVLIAESESLNSSSGIITASFNIKPDENFYGGGSRAIPVSRNGYDLAMYNAPWYGYEYEASNLNIGIPFVVSSENYGLFFDKQHPGNMQVDMDGNNLLNYSVYKDDELSYYFISGGTFDRVMDNYTNLTGKQPLPPRWALGFIQSKFGYETEAEARDIIDGLRNDQFPVDAIVLDLQWQGGVFDMGDLDWDRSRFPEAETMMSDFQSLGVKTILIFDPYFLSTTNNFTYLEAMGFLAEDPQGNSYELNNFWAGNAGLLDITLPAAQEWLWTKYNQKIQEGVTGFWSDLGEPELHPSDMVHSTGNAEDIHNVYSLIWGEMLYRKMMQNYPDTRLFNLIRSGFAGMQRYSTFPWSGDIQRSYRGLYAQTPIQTGMGLSGVAYMHSDLGGFTGGGENPELYTRWIQFGAFSPVMRAHGTGIDMEPNNYPEPYKSICRRYIQLRYSMLPYNYSLAWLNTTTGRPLMMPLNYFEPDNALTKSVNDQFFWGKDILVAPVLEEGAVSRDVIFPAGEWIDNFTGKVYQGNTSASIALTLGEIPYFYRAGALIPKSEVQLSTDFFTPEAYSIHYYPTANAGKTQFTIFEDDGKTKSNLESNQFTLIDLDAEATSSDLLLKVTNRGPGSTDQPDSCLIEFIVHNNVKSPESVSVNDELITLASNNSEYMLAGQGAYWNADSALLKVKTTLSSDSVQIVISDIEYSTAMQDILDETIAGLNVYPTQISNGFKVEYTNKKGGIVTITLTDMMGRKIETQIIQSVIPGTIESTLFNTNSLNAGIYFLSVSANNSAPITRRLIKY, encoded by the coding sequence ATGAAAGCACACCCTGGCATTCGACTGACATTTGGGCTAATAGCCTTATTCTTGACGCTACATTCAGCCTTCGCCCAAAACAATTATGTAAGCCATAGCTTTAACGACACTAGCCTAATCCTATCTACTTCCAGCAATACTTATTCAGTTGCTTTTACTACCTCCGAAATTGTGAAGATAGGTTTTAAGCCCGGCACCGTCCAAGCTCATAATACTTCCTATAGCGTTGTGCTCGATCAGGCAATCCCATGCAATCTGGATGAAGATGGATCATCGCTTAGCCTCTCGGTTTCTGGTCTGGAGGTTGAAATTCAAAAGAACCCTGTAACGATATCTTTTAAAAAGACTGATGGGACAGTTCTGATAGCAGAATCAGAAAGCTTGAACAGCTCCTCTGGCATAATCACTGCTTCATTTAATATAAAACCTGATGAGAACTTCTATGGAGGCGGCAGCCGGGCTATACCAGTCAGCCGCAATGGTTACGATCTTGCCATGTATAATGCTCCTTGGTATGGCTATGAGTACGAAGCCTCAAACCTGAATATTGGAATTCCTTTTGTTGTTTCATCTGAAAATTATGGGCTCTTTTTTGACAAGCAACACCCTGGAAACATGCAGGTTGATATGGATGGGAATAACCTGCTCAACTATTCTGTTTATAAGGATGATGAGCTCAGTTATTATTTTATTTCCGGAGGCACTTTCGACCGGGTTATGGATAATTACACAAACCTTACCGGGAAACAACCTCTTCCTCCGCGCTGGGCATTGGGGTTCATTCAATCTAAGTTTGGCTACGAAACCGAGGCGGAAGCCAGGGATATTATTGATGGCCTGCGAAATGATCAATTCCCGGTGGATGCGATTGTACTCGACCTTCAGTGGCAAGGGGGTGTCTTTGACATGGGTGATCTGGATTGGGACCGCTCCCGCTTTCCGGAAGCCGAGACCATGATGAGCGACTTTCAGTCGCTTGGGGTTAAGACAATTTTGATTTTTGACCCTTATTTTCTTAGCACTACTAATAATTTCACGTATCTCGAAGCAATGGGGTTCTTGGCAGAGGATCCGCAGGGCAATAGCTACGAGTTAAATAATTTTTGGGCTGGCAATGCTGGACTTTTAGACATTACGCTGCCTGCTGCTCAGGAATGGCTGTGGACAAAGTACAACCAGAAAATTCAGGAAGGAGTAACCGGATTTTGGAGCGACCTTGGTGAACCCGAACTGCATCCTTCGGATATGGTTCATTCCACTGGAAATGCTGAAGATATCCATAATGTTTACAGTTTGATTTGGGGCGAAATGCTGTACAGAAAGATGATGCAAAACTACCCGGACACACGTCTGTTTAATCTGATACGTTCAGGTTTTGCTGGCATGCAGCGTTATAGCACTTTTCCATGGTCGGGCGATATACAACGCAGTTATAGGGGGCTGTATGCTCAAACGCCTATCCAAACAGGCATGGGTTTAAGCGGGGTAGCCTACATGCATTCCGATCTTGGGGGGTTTACCGGCGGAGGCGAAAATCCGGAATTATATACCCGATGGATACAGTTTGGTGCTTTTTCTCCAGTAATGCGCGCCCATGGCACCGGTATCGACATGGAACCAAATAATTACCCCGAACCTTATAAAAGCATTTGTCGCCGTTATATCCAGCTACGCTATTCGATGCTGCCTTACAACTATTCGCTGGCATGGTTAAATACAACTACGGGTCGCCCACTTATGATGCCGTTAAATTATTTCGAACCCGATAATGCCCTAACAAAAAGCGTAAACGATCAATTCTTTTGGGGAAAAGATATACTTGTAGCACCCGTGCTAGAAGAAGGCGCTGTAAGCCGCGATGTAATTTTTCCTGCCGGAGAGTGGATTGACAATTTTACAGGCAAGGTTTATCAAGGAAATACCAGCGCAAGTATTGCACTGACATTAGGCGAAATACCCTATTTCTACAGGGCTGGAGCACTTATTCCTAAGTCAGAGGTTCAACTCTCTACCGATTTCTTTACACCAGAGGCTTATTCCATTCATTATTACCCAACTGCTAATGCAGGCAAAACACAGTTTACAATTTTTGAAGATGACGGTAAAACAAAATCTAACTTAGAAAGCAATCAATTCACTTTGATTGACCTGGATGCTGAAGCTACCAGCTCTGATCTTTTACTGAAGGTTACTAATCGGGGCCCAGGATCTACGGATCAGCCAGATTCATGCTTAATTGAATTTATAGTACACAATAATGTCAAGAGTCCTGAGTCCGTATCTGTGAACGATGAATTGATTACTCTTGCTTCGAATAATTCTGAATATATGCTGGCAGGGCAAGGGGCTTATTGGAATGCTGATTCAGCATTATTAAAGGTTAAAACAACCCTCAGTAGCGATTCAGTTCAAATAGTAATTTCTGATATCGAGTATTCAACAGCTATGCAGGATATCCTGGATGAGACTATTGCTGGCTTAAACGTATATCCGACCCAAATATCAAACGGGTTTAAGGTCGAGTACACGAATAAGAAAGGAGGCATTGTTACAATTACGTTAACGGATATGATGGGAAGAAAAATTGAAACCCAAATTATTCAGTCAGTCATTCCAGGCACTATTGAAAGTACCTTGTTTAATACAAATAGCCTGAATGCAGGAATTTACTTTCTAAGTGTTTCTGCAAACAATAGTGCGCCAATTACCCGCCGCCTGATAAAATATTAG